CCGGCACGCTCAGGCTGGCCCCATCCAAAGCGGCAAAGCCGTCAAAGCGCTTGACGACATTGTTCACCTCAATCATTTCTTGCTCCTTCCCTGAACAGTGCTTCCAGATCCCGCTCCGCCACCTGAAGATAGCGCAGCTCGGCCAAGGTTTCCCTCACACGGTTCATCAGCTCTTCCTTCCGGGCCTGGTCCGCCTCCGGATTTCCCGCGGCGAAGCTTCCCTTGCCCTGCACGGAATAGATATAGCCCTCCGTCTCCAGCTCGTTATACGCCCGCTGGATGGTGTTGGGGTTGATGGCCAGCTGTGTTGCCAGCGCCCGCACTGAGGGCAGCCGGTCGTCCTTTGC
This window of the Dysosmobacter acutus genome carries:
- a CDS encoding GntR family transcriptional regulator, coding for MISLNYRDSRPIYEQIRDGLKKLIVTGALAKDDRLPSVRALATQLAINPNTIQRAYNELETEGYIYSVQGKGSFAAGNPEADQARKEELMNRVRETLAELRYLQVAERDLEALFREGARND